The Acidobacteriota bacterium genome includes the window GCTCGCCTGGACCGGGCTCGGGGTCGCCATCGCGTCGGTCGTCCTGCTGGCGGCTGCGGCAGGACTCGGGCGGTACGCGGGGGCGGCGGCGGGCGCGGTCGCCGCCGGGCTCGCCGCCCTCGTCGCGGCGGCGATCGGCCTCTATGGGGCGTTCGCCTCCTCGTTCCTCGTCGACGCGGTCTACTTCGAGGCCCGGATCGAACGGGACCGCTGGGCTCCCTCCTGGACGAGGGTCCCCGATCCGTCCTGGCCCACGTCCCGGGCCCACCGGCGGGCGGCGCCCCGGGGTCGCCTCGAGCGGTGGGGCGGCGCATGGCTCACCGGCGCCGCGATCGCGCTTCCTCTCACGCTCGGCTGGAGTCCGCCGGGCGGGCTGGCCGCGCGACTCGCCGAAGCCGCCTCCGCGATCACGCCGTCCGGAGCGGTTCCCCTCGCCCAGCCGCTGGCTCCGGCTCCCGATGCGGAAGAAGCGGCCCGAGGCGCGCCGGCCCGGCAACGCGCCGAGAGTTTTCCGTGGCTGGTGCACTGCGAACCCGCCCCCGCCACCGCCGGCGAGGGACCCCGCTTGAGGCTCGAGGCGCGGGTTCGCCTCGAGCCTGCGCCGCGACCCGGGGAGCCGAGTCCGGTGTGGCTCGATGTGGAGCACGTGTACGACAACGAAGGAGGGGAGCTGTACGCCGCGTCCCATCCCTTCGAAGCCGAGCGAAACCGGCGCGCCCGCCTCGAGCCGCTCCCGGACGAAGGGCCCGGAGTGTTCCGGGCCTGGCGCTTCGTCCACCTGCGCGCGGGAGCGGAGCCCGGGTCGGCGGCGAGGGTCTACGGCGCGATCCGGTGGTCGTCCCCCGAGGGCCCGGGCCGGCGCGCGCCGTTCGCCATCGTGCCCGGGGCGATCGTTTCCGTGACGCCGGAGGCCGGCGGTTCTTCCCCCACGCTGGCGGAAGCGTTTCCCGACGATCCGGACCGGCTCGCCCGCCTGGCCTACGAGCGCTACGGCGCCGGACGCTACGACGAGGCGATCGCGCTCCTCGACCGGCTCGTCGCGATCGAACCCGACAACGCCTGGGCTTTCTACACGAGGGGATGGGCCTACTGGAAACTCGGCGAGCGGAGCCCCGCGTGGCGCGATGTCAAACGCGCCTGCGAACTCGGCTACGAGGACGCATGCCGCCTGGCGCGGGAGGGAGGCTGAGCGCTCGCGAAGGCCGCTCGGCGCCGCTCAGAGATCCTCTTCCTCCTCGAGCCACCCGGGAGGCGGCTTGGTCGTCCTCGGAGCCCGGCGCTGCTCGAGGATCTCCACCTCGCCCCTCTCGAGCAGCCGGCGCCCCTCCTCGGAGTCGGGCGGGATCGTCCGCAGCACGCGGCGGCCGAGGCGGGCCTCGATCGGCAGGAGCGCGCCCGACGGCATGCGGACCGCTCGATAGGTCACGTGCGGGCCACCCGCCTCGCGCGTCCGCGCGCCCTTGCCGATACGACCCGACATCGGACCTCCGTCGGTCCGATCCTACACCCCCGGTGGGGTGGGAGGGGCAAGACCGCCGGCCGGCGGCACCGCCCACGGAAGGCCAGCCGCCGCCGCGGCGAGGCGGGCCGCCCCGAGGAGAGTGAGCTCGCTCTCGGCGGCGAGCACCGGGGGGAGCGGGAGGGTCCTCCGGAGAAGCGCCACCAGGTGCGGGCTCTTCGTTCCCCCTCCGGACAGGACGATCGTCCGGTCGCGCGGTCCGATCAGGCGAGCGGCCCGGTCGGCGAGATCGCGGCAGAAGCGACCCGGACCTGAGTCACCGAGCGCGACCGCCCGCGCCACGGCACGGGAGAAGCGGTCCGAGCCATCGCCGCCCGCCGGGATCGGCACCGACGCGAGGCTCGGGGCCGTCACGGGGAACTCGACAAGATACCGGAGCGCCGCGGGTCGCCGGTCGGACGTCCACAAGGGCGCCACCCTGGCGCCCTCCACCCCCGGAGGACGCTCGTAGGCACGCATCACGAACGCGGCGGTTCCCAGATTGATCACGAGCCGCTCGCCGAGAGGGCCGGCGGCGCCGACATAGTCTGCCTGCTGGTCGCCGATGACGGCCAGGAGCGGGACCCGTCCATCCCGCCAGGGGAGCGTCCCTCTGTCCCCGACGCTCGGACGGATGGGGGGAAGTGCGCTCTCGGGGAGTTCGAGGGTCTCCCGCAGCGCCTCCGACCATCTCCCGGTCGCCGCGGACACCAGGAAGGTGCGGTTGGCGAGCGTCGGGTCGACCCATGTCGGTTCTCCCGTCAACCGAGCCGCCAGCCAGCACCCGAGCGGCAGGAGGAGAGCGTCCCGGCCGGCCTTTCCCGCGGCGCCGAACAACCACCGTCCCTTCACGCCCGACCAGGCGGCGGCGAGCGGAAGGCCCGCTTCCCGCTCGAGGGCGGCGCGCCGCCCGGGTGGCATGCCCGCGACGAACCCTTCGCCGCGCCGGTCCTGCCACGAGATCGCGAAGGACAGCGGCGTCAGGCGCCGGTCCGCCAGGAGCACCGTCGAGCGCTGGACGGCCAGCGCCGCGGCGCGCGGGCGGTCCGCGCCGCTTCGGGCCAGATCCTCGACCAGCCGGAGCACCGTCCGCAGCGTCTCCTCCGGGTCGTGCTCGACCCACCCTTCCTTCGGCGTGCGGGTGGGAGTCGGAGAACTCCGGAGGGCGACGATCCCCCGCTCCGGATCGACGAGCGCCGCCTTCGACGCGGTCGATCCGATGTCGATCGCGAGGAGCGTTTCGGGTCCCGGGGGGAGGCGCGGCGCTGGGGCCTGGGCACCGAGTTCGGCCGCCAGGCCCGGGTAGCGGTCGGTGACCACGGCCGCACAACCGAGGTCGAACAACCGGCGGGCCTCTCGCGCGTCGTTCACCGTGTAGGCCCACACCGGAAGGCCCCGCTCCCGGGCGCGGGCGATCAGCTCCGGATCCACTCGCCGCCGGTTGGCCACGATCAGCCCGGCGGCGGCGGCCAGCGCGCGCTCCACGGCGTCTCCCCGGCTCCGGCTCCGGAACACGAGACCGGTCGCCAGCAGCGGGGCCCGCGACCGGACCTCCCGGAGCACCTCGACGCTCTCGCTCGTGACGACCACCCCCTCCGGGTCGCCGGCACGCTCGAGAGCGGCGAGGAGTCGCCTGGCGATCTCGCCGGCTCCCACCGACGCCTCCGGTTTCAGCTCGATGTCGACGACGGTCCGACCCGCCAACAGAGCGAGGGCCTCGTCGAGCAGGAGCAGCCGGTCGTCCGGGTCGGCGAGAAGAGGCTGCTCGAGGAGTCGGGGGGCGGGCAGCGACGCCGCCGGGAGGCGCTCGCCGGTGAGGCGTGCCGGCGTGGCGTCGTGGAGGACGACGAGCAGATCGCCGAAGGCGGGGCGAGCGTCGAGCTCGACCACCGGCGCCCCGGCCTCCCGCGCTGCGACCAGGGCGGCGGCCGCGTTCTCCGGTCCCGCGGCCGGGACGCCCCGGTGGGCGACCAGAAAGGGACCGGGCCCGAGCCGGGCGAACGGGCGGGGAGCGATCACGGGCGGTCCCTCCCGGCCTCCGGTCCGCCGTACATCTGGCGGCGTTCCCGCCGCCACCGGCGCCATTCGCGTTCCGTC containing:
- a CDS encoding tetratricopeptide repeat protein → MLYHVEIDRVPAENLEAAREALSRHLERRPPDLEPAVAGGTVRVAEEVPLYRAEELFADLVRAGASVRLVPVPAAPGGAAPPEPGSFRPLTARERRAWARRAFRECWFATLVGLGVAGLLGGLAQAAGAGLTAASGVAGLVLGGGTGRLLAGGLAGLGIAVAVAGAMLPQTLLLRIPSRWLETGRTKGALREAMRRTPDLAAATLLLGAVLGAGPAVALWAGPPWAAAAVPLVALSALAALGFLLLGPVVVHEEVGPIAGLLRAWRLLSGRRLRLLGELAWTGLGVAIASVVLLAAAAGLGRYAGAAAGAVAAGLAALVAAAIGLYGAFASSFLVDAVYFEARIERDRWAPSWTRVPDPSWPTSRAHRRAAPRGRLERWGGAWLTGAAIALPLTLGWSPPGGLAARLAEAASAITPSGAVPLAQPLAPAPDAEEAARGAPARQRAESFPWLVHCEPAPATAGEGPRLRLEARVRLEPAPRPGEPSPVWLDVEHVYDNEGGELYAASHPFEAERNRRARLEPLPDEGPGVFRAWRFVHLRAGAEPGSAARVYGAIRWSSPEGPGRRAPFAIVPGAIVSVTPEAGGSSPTLAEAFPDDPDRLARLAYERYGAGRYDEAIALLDRLVAIEPDNAWAFYTRGWAYWKLGERSPAWRDVKRACELGYEDACRLAREGG